The Rhipicephalus sanguineus isolate Rsan-2018 chromosome 7, BIME_Rsan_1.4, whole genome shotgun sequence genome includes a window with the following:
- the LOC119398592 gene encoding uncharacterized protein LOC119398592 gives MARYSDADPKDAGSMPAALDSFERTLNARASEVRDILLAPPAEDAYRVLKEKLIRRLTPLEPERLQQLLRETELGDRRPSQLLRHMQQLAGCTAGLDSRLVQELFLQRLPETVRIGVTASGETDVSKIAEMADRLMAVATPAVATVLAEASPSPALLEIRAEISRLADTVAALQSSGSQSTRRSATQQQRQLCWYHRKFGDTARKCVPPCEKSGNAPSQH, from the exons ATGGCACGGtactcggatgctgacccgaaagacgcgggttcgatgccggccgcgctGGACTCATTTGAACGGACGCTGAACGCGAGAG CGAGCGAGGTGCGCGACATTCTGCTTGCCCCACCAGCCGAAGATGCCTATCGAGTGCTCAAAGAGAAGCTGATTCGCCGTCTAACCCCTTTGGAGCCGGAGCGCCTGCAGCAGCTGCTACGCGAGACCGAACTGGGCGACCGCCGACCCAGCCAACTGTTGCGCCACATGCAGCAACTAGCGGGCTGCACAGCAGGTCTCGACAGTCGCCTGGTGCAGGAGCTTTTCCTTCAAAGACTGCCCGAAACCGTGCGGATAGGCGTCACGGCTTCCGGAGAGACGGACGTTTCCAAGATCGCCGAAATGGCTGACCGACTCATGGCCGTCGCCACGCCAGCAGTTGCCACGGTGCTCGCCGAAGCCTCGCCCTCTCCCGCCTTGTTGGAGATTCGTGCGGAAATTTCTCGCCTCGCCGACACAGTCGCGGCGCTGCAGTCAAGCGGAAGTCAAAGCACACGGCGGAGTGCTACACAACAACAGCGGCagctgtgctggtaccaccgtaagTTCGGTGATACTGCACGGAAATGCGTGCCGCCGTGCGAGAAATCGGGAAATGCGCCGAGCCAGCACTGA